From the Cardiocondyla obscurior isolate alpha-2009 linkage group LG08, Cobs3.1, whole genome shotgun sequence genome, the window CGCGGTGCGTCTCGGCCGTGGCGGCGGTTTTAATCGTCCGGCTGGTTTCGCTTCGACCGGCCGACGCaatcgtcgccgccgccgagaCGAGGACCACGTTGTTCGTACCACTCGTTTCACTCGTCCGCAGTCTCCTTTCTCCGTCTCCCCTatttcgcgtcgcgcgatccgtGTTATATTTGTAAATCTTAAGCGACTGCCGATCGTTAAAGACACCCGCCTGCTCTTGTTCGAACGCCTTCCTGCACACGTCTCGTGTTTACGTACTCTGAAAGGCAGATCAGGCGTTGTTGCGgggacggcggctagcgtaggTGACTCTTCCTCTCCCCACCTCTGCCACGGCTCGAGAACGAAGTAGTGGTGGGCGCGTTCCCCTTCAGTCCTCGACGGCCGGCGCTCCGCGATACATCTACATgtgcgcttcgtgtgagactcgacgcacaccacgccagccgccgtcgccgcagcaaacaCCATActtgcttttcagtgtacaacGCGAGCACGATACTCTAAATAAATGACGTCGGACGTCGCAATTTCCGGCGGCTAATTTGAGGACGCGGTTCCcgaatttctttattaaacaTTCAGACATGCATGAGCGAGCCGTCGCCAACTCAAGGCCGCTTTAAACGCTTCGGAAAATCTGCCCCGCGCGTTTGTGAAAGGGACAGGGGGAAAAATCAAAGCGGCGCCGAGAAGTTTTTACGATCGAGTGCACCGCTTTTCTTGTTCGTCGCCTCTCGCCGCTTTCGGTATTTCGCCTTGATCCGCACCCCTTCGTCGAGCCCTTCGCCGACAAAAAGGCGCACTCGCGCTTCTTTCAATCCTCGCGCGTATACAAAGACCGTAAACCTATACTCCGCTCGGTATGTGTGGCTTGAAATTTATCATCGGCGATGGGAAGGGTTTATGCAGCGAACCGGCGGATAACTATCGAATGGGTACAATGGCCAACAACCAGAATATATGTTTTGCGAGTATTACATTTCCGATGAATGTTTCGCTGTCTAGTCGAGCACGCGATTTTAACTCTCGAGGTAAATTAGTAAGAAATTGTTCGAGTTCATCTCTGCTAAACTGACGTAAGTACGACGAGCCCCTTCAGGTCTCAATTTACTTGAGAGATAACCGAAGCGAAACCTAACTAATGGAAACAACATTTCTGGACAATTTGtgttaatgcaaaaataaaatgagataCTTTTTACGTGGTAATTTTGTTTGCGTTCGCTGGATGGGAAAGGCATTTCGGTTTGAGAAATTCTCGCGTTTGTCGTTCGACGAACATTACGTTTGACAAGATGCTCGACGAATAAAAGGGGCGGGGGAGTAAACCGCGCTGTTCCTCGGTGATCTTTGGCGGACGGCCAGGAAGTTAGCTTCGCGGTCGTTTCGCGCGGAATCAGAAACGGAAGAATTATTTCTCGCTCGGTGGTCAAATACATTTTGCAGAAGTTATCTTCTCAAAACAAAAACGGGAAGTTCAGGAAAGCAGCATCCAGTACATATACGCTTCTCTCGCAGGAAGTTATATCGTCAATTTTCCTCAATTGAAAATTCGTCACTCACCGAAGCACGTAGAACTGCAAATCACGCTGATCTGTAAATACATTAATTCAAATTAGAGAGGCGGTCCAAAGCAATCAGTTGCTCAAAAATAATCGTCGGTGCATCGAATACGGACGcaatgatttaaataatgtattactTACCGTAGAGATGATCTGCTGCCGCCCGATGCCTGTCCTAGGCCGCTTCCTCCTCTCACAATCatttttcttcgtcgtcgcTCCTGTGCTGCACCAACACTTGCGAATATTCCAATCCAACGCCGCTCTGATTCTCGTTACAGCTGCGATGAAATGACGAAGCGTAATCACCAAGGACGAGCCGCGCGAAGTCCGTTCCGAGCCTTCATTTCCGAAACACCTGCAAACGAAAAGCTGTagcgagaaaaaataaagcgtCGGTGATCTCTCGGTCAGAATCACGAAAATCGGTCGCGTATCGTACTTTCTCACTCAACGGCATAATGGCTGTCTGAATGACTCACCTTTTTTCGATCGTTCGAGTATCGGTCAATGAGATCCGTCCGACGTCTCGGGTGCGGGACATCTCGTACACGCCGAGCGGCCGCGACGACCAGCCGCGACGAGGTATGGTCCAGACACACAGTGGGAAGCTTCCAAAAGCACGTACCGTACGCCGACGTCCCCCGGGTTGCGCGATCCCGATGAGCTCCCCGCCATTTGCACGTCCCGTTCGTGCTGAAGCCTAAGTTCCAGACGCCTCCGCTCCCCCCCGTGGTGTCGCGCAATTAGTATTCTTCGCGGCAACGTCAGCCGTTTAGCGACATCTTCGCTCGGGTGACTCGGCGACGCTTCGATCACCATCGACTGGCTTCGTGACTAGTGGGCCGCGGAGCCGAACGAGGGAAAATTCTCGATGCTCGCGACTTACAATCGGACTCAAAAATATTTGCCAGCCGAAGTCGTCAAGGATGCGTCGCCCACCGGATTCGGAAAAAAGCATCTGTGTAAGTCGGGCGCTCGGATTTCATAACAGTGCAGAAAAACAAAGTCATCGGGCATCGGTCGTGCCTCGCTCGAACCTCGATAGATGTTGACGTTTTTTTCAGCGGCGAGCGGGCGGCGAGGGCCGTCCTGCGATTATTTTCCACGCGCCTTTAACCGAAATCGACGGGCTCGCAGATTCGTCCTGTTCGTTAGTACTCACCGGATCGTCCGCGCGACGCGACTCGGGATCTCACTTTGCGTTCCGAAGCTCGCCACGGCGCGTGCCACGACCAACTTCACAAGAGACGCTAGTCGAAAAGAACATGGCTGTGGGTACCGGGAGCCGCGGCTCGTCGCTCCTCCGTGATTTACGTCGTAAGGTAATTATTTCTCTCGGCTATCCCGATAACCTTCGCCACGGCAGCTGTGAGACGCGTACGTCACGTTTAGCACGATATTTCTCGCCAGCTCGAGGTATTAATCGAGACATTGACCGTCGAGAGTCGCCGATTAATTCGCACAAGGGCCGTTTTGCATTAATCCGACAACGGGGTACGTCGCGACGTTCGCGACTAATGCAGGCACGGCTTAATGAGAAGCCATTTTGTCATCACTTAATTGAGTTCTTCGCGATCGGTCGGCGGGAGGGACGATTaatttcgggagtgccgtAGTGCCACGATAAACGGGCCGCTCGATTTTCGCGGCGAACAGTGCGTAGACAATCAGAACCATAATTCGCGAGTGCGTGTGTACCTGTGCAACAACGGAGGCAGGAGGAGGCCGCAGTGTCAAAGGCATCGGACGAGGCAGCTTGAGGAACATCGGACGAAGCAGCTTGAGAGGCATCGGACGAGGTAGCTTGAGAGGCATCGGACGAGGCAGCTTGAGAGGCATCGGACGAGACAGCTTGAGATTCAGACGACGgtgagtttaattaaatattttatcaatcaTTTATTACTCTGTTTTGTGTCCGTTTCTTTCGATAATTCGGAAATGAAAAGCCCAAGTCCGCTTAGTTATTCGAATGTTTTACCTGCGCGCAGTGCTCTTCGCACAACGTAAAAACCACATTTCTATCTTCCGTCGTGATAAGGAGCCCCGTTGGGAAAGCCCGAGCGTAATCGcgactcgcgataattaaaagagCAGGTATCGTTAAAGCTGAGCGTATCGACGCCGCTGCCACCGGCGACGTCGTCGACAACGACAAGTCCGGGGCGTACGAAATCGGTTTCCGGTCGAACGGTTCCGCGAGATGATTTATTGCGCCGCCAAGCGTGGCGAAATGACCGAAACGGCCGAAGCGTGACCCACGGCGAGC encodes:
- the LOC139104690 gene encoding uncharacterized protein, whose protein sequence is MSRTRDVGRISLTDTRTIEKRCFGNEGSERTSRGSSLVITLRHFIAAVTRIRAALDWNIRKCWCSTGATTKKNDCERRKRPRTGIGRQQIISTISVICSSTCFGSRVRRDVSEVHGGTKRRAYAYAYYPSRVPRSMTMGFSNPPLD